The Rhopalosiphum maidis isolate BTI-1 chromosome 1, ASM367621v3, whole genome shotgun sequence genome has a segment encoding these proteins:
- the LOC113548852 gene encoding leucine-rich repeat and fibronectin type-III domain-containing protein 5-like, protein MDSLTIILTTIILHKLTNVVDSTTICDNDSACNCVNNTVSCTMLQQDGVFVLPNGTEIVHFDNVPITIVNNGTFTNRKLQKITWVASKIELVEALNHKDLKYLDLSRNNIFKLSDDVFHNCLHLEYVDLSDNQLNILSDDLFLHTSSLRAINLEKNIFNSISKNLFKHTINLKNLSIGNPNLTFLDKNAMTNLYKLEYLSIENCGIRNLNQSSFGVHVYLYSILLNNCTHLTSIDNDFINSSLNLRIIEINNCGTIESLPPSIVSLKNLQYLRMSNTQIQPNCQNGWFSQWFNNETTTVVGYEKYSNFIEALNEINCPPKIYYTNSPITLQLTKKGIINCMAYGNPLPAFTWLAPGGLTFHENKQADMDIANHPNIHNWDLNQIVSQSLITDKNGSLHILRMLRTHIGNYTCYVSNKYGNSSKTVEVHLDSGVFFNIKINALLLGISSALGFLMLTILCCAFKLLLIRLNCMKKRSQPTETEMGSTEKPKIFPANV, encoded by the exons ATGGATTCATTAACGATTATTTTGACGACCATCATACTTCACAAATTAACTAATGTAGTGGATTCAACTACCATTTGCGATAACGACAGTGCTTGTAATTGTGTCAATAACACCGTGTCATGTACTATGTTACAACAAGACGGAGTATTTGTCCTCCCAAACGGCACAGAAATTGTGCATTTCGACAACGTTCCAATTACAATTGTCAACAACGGCACGTTTACCAATAGGAAACTGCAGAAAATTACATGGGTGGCAAGCAAAATTGAATTAGTTGAAGCCTTAAATCATAAAGATCTAAAGTATTTAGATTTATctagaaacaatatttttaaattgtcagaTGATGTATTTCACAACTGTCTCCATTTAGAGTATGTAGATTTGTCTgacaatcaattaaatattttatcagatgatttatttttacacactAGCTCATTAAGAGCGAtcaatttggaaaaaaatatttttaattcaatatcaaaaaatttgttCAAACATaccatcaatttaaaaaatcttagtataggaaatccaaatttaactTTTCTAGATAAAAATGCAATGACTAACTTGTACAAACTGGAATATCTTAGTATTGAAAATTGTGGGATAAGAAATCTCAATCAAAGTTCCTTTGGTGTtcatgtatatctatatagtatcTTACTAAATAACTGTACACATTTAACATCAATTGACAATGATTTCATTAATTCATCATTAAACTTAAGAATTATAGAAATCAACAATTGTGGGACAATTGAATCCTTACCACCCAGTATTGTTTCTCTTAAGAACCTACAATATTTACGGATGTCAAATACACAAATTCAGCCAAATTGTCAAAATGGATGGTTTAGCCAATGGTTCAATAATGAAACAACTACTGTAGTTGGCTATgaaaagtattcaaattttatagaaGCACTAAATGAAATTAACTGCCCaccaaaaatatactatacaaacaGTCCTATTACATTACAGTTAACAAAAAAAGGTATCATTAATTGTATGGCTTATGGAAATCCACTTCCAGCATTTACTTGGCTAGCGCCTGGTGGATTAACGTttcatgaaaataaacaagctGATATGGATATAGCAAACCACCCAAACATCCACAATTGGGATCTAAATCAAATAGTTAGTCAATCACTTATAACTGACAAAAATGGATCTTTACATATTCTACGAATGCTAAGAACCCATATTGGTAATTATACTTGCtatgtatcaaataaatatggaaACAGTTCTAAAACAGTGGAAGTACATCTAGACAGTGgagtatttttcaatataaaaataaatgcactaTTATTGGGAATATCATCAGCATTAGGATTTTTAATgctaactatattatgttgtgctttcaagttattattaataag actgaattgtatgaaaaaaagaaGTCAACCAACAGAAACAGAAATGGGATCTAcagaaaaaccaaaaatttttCCAGCAaatgtttag